A region from the Meleagris gallopavo isolate NT-WF06-2002-E0010 breed Aviagen turkey brand Nicholas breeding stock unplaced genomic scaffold, Turkey_5.1 ChrUn_random_7180001957369, whole genome shotgun sequence genome encodes:
- the NDUFB7 gene encoding NADH dehydrogenase [ubiquinone] 1 beta subcomplex subunit 7, producing MGAHLARRYAGGADTEPDPLAMPTFPPDLGLPGREPRTMVATAQQLSDGRVPLAQRDFCAHHLLRLMRCRRDAFPSLWQCQHLRHQWDSCQHHDYVMRMKEFERERRLLQRQKRIREREAAVAAE from the exons ATGGGCGCTCACCTGGCGCGGCGCTATGCCGGGGGGGCGGACACGGAGCCGGATCCGCTGGCGATGCCCACGTTTCCCCCCGACCTGGGGCTGCCCGGGCGGGAACCGCGCA CCATGGTGGCCACAGCTCAGCAGTTGTCGGACGGCCGCGTCCCGTTGGCACAGCGCGATTTCTGCGCCCACCACCTCCTGCGCCTGATGCGCTGCCGCCGCGACGCCTTCCCCAGCCTATGGCAGTGCCAACACCTGAGGCACCAATGGGACAGCTGCCAGCACCACGA CTACGTGATGCGCATGAAGGAGTTTGAGCGCGAGCGGCGGCTGCTGCAGCGCCAGAAGCGGATCCGGGAGCGGGAGGCGGCGGTGGCTGCAGAGTGA